TTGCCATCAACCATCAGGGTTTGCAATCGTGGTGTCACCACAGCGACCGCTTTGATAAAGCCACGTTTACTGCTAACTTTGACTTTATCGCCCAGTGCAATGCCTTTCGCTTTCGCTAAAGTTTCACTGATTTCCACAAATTGCTCTGGCTGAGCAATTGCGTTTAAGCGAGCGTGTTTTGTCCACGTATGGAAATGCTCGGTCAAACGGTATGTGGTTCCTACATAAGGGAAATCTTTGTGATCGCCAAGACGTTTCTTGTCTTCATCAAAAATTCGCGCTGCAGGGTTAGACACCACATTTGGATGCAATGGGTTTGTACCTAATGGCGTTTCAAACGGCTCATAGTGCTCAGGGAATGGCCCTTCTGCCATCTTATCGATAGCAAATAAACGCCCTAGCCCTTCAGGTTGCATGATAAATGGACCGGTTCCCACTTCTGGTGCGGATGCGTTAAAGTCAGGAATGTCATTACCCACCCATTTTTTACCGTTCCATTCGATAAGCACACGGTCTTTATTCCATGGTTTACCTTTGGTATCGCAAGATGCACGGTTATAAATCACGCGACGGTTCAGAGGCCATGCCCAAGCCCAGCCTAATGTATTACCGATACCGGATGGGTCACTGTTATCACGGTTTGCCATCTGGTTGCCTTTTTCTGTCCAGCAACCGGTATAAATCCAGCAAGAAGAGGCTGTCGTTCCATCATCACGTAACAGCGCAAAAGAACTCAGTAATTCACCTTTCTTCGCTTGGAGGTTACCGTCTTTATCATAGAGATCAGCCAGTGCGATACCGTTGTTCTCTTTTGCCACTTCTTCTGATTCAGGGTGGAATTGTCGTTTGTAATTCCATTTCATCTGCATCAGAGGTTCTTGGCCTTGGCCGCCTTCTTTCTCATACATTTCACGGATTTTGTACAAAATACCCGTTAAAATTTGGCCGTCATTACGCGCTTCACCAGGGCCATCCGCGGCCTGCCAGTGCCATTGTAACCAACGGCCAGAGTTGGCGATTGAACCATCTTCTTCCGCAAAACAGGTTGATGGCAGACGGAAGACTTCCGTTTGAATTGAAGCGCTATCGACGTCATTCATCTCACCGTGGTTTTGCCAGAAATTTGCCGTTTCTGTGACCAGAGGGTCAACAACCACTAAATATTTCAGCTTACTTAGGCAACTAACCACTTTGTTTTTGTCCGGGAAAGACGCAACTGGGTTAAAGCCTTGGCAAATGTAACCGGTGACTTCATTACGGCTCATCATGTCAAAATACTTCATAACATCATAAGCTTGGTCCCACTTAGGTAACCAATCGAAGCCCCACTGGTTATCTGCTTGAGCAGAATCACCGTAGAATGATTTCATTAAGCTGACGAAGAATTTCGGATAATTACTCCAGTAGTTCACCTGATTCGGTAATGTCGCTTTTGGCGTGTTCGCCGTCAGGTAATTATCGACAGTAAGATGTTTTTCTGAAGGCAACGTCAGGTAGCCCGGCAAACTGGTGGATAACAGACCTAAGTCTGTCAAACCTTGAATGTTTGAGTGACCACGTAATGCGTTCACACCACCGCCCGCTACCCCCATATTACCGAGAAGTAACTGGATCATCGCCATGGTACGAATATTTTGCGCACCGACGGTATGTTGTGTCCAACCTAACGCATACAGGAACGTACCCGCTTTTTCAGAGGCACTGGTCGTCGCGAGGATTTCACACACTTTTAAGAAATCGGCTTGTGAAGTACCACAAATTTTTTCAACTATCTCAGGCGTATAGCGTGAGACGTGCTTGCGAAGTAAATTCCAAACACAACGCGGATCTTGTAATGTGTCATCGCGCAGAGCGTGACCATTTTCATCAAATTTGTAGTTCCAGCTGGTTTTGTCATAACTGCGTTTGTCAGCGTTATAGCCACTAAATAGGCCATCTTCAAAGTCAAAATCATCTCTGACAATTAATGCCGCATTGGTGTAGTTCTGAACATATTCAGCGTTGATTTTATTGTTTTCAATCAGATACAGTAAAATGCCCGATAAGAAAGTAATATCGGTACCTGAACGAATTGGCACATAA
The window above is part of the Providencia sp. R33 genome. Proteins encoded here:
- the fdnG gene encoding formate dehydrogenase-N subunit alpha, encoding MNVSRRKFFKICAGGMAGTTVAALGFMPGMAIANVREYKLLRSKETRNTCTYCSVGCGLLMYSMGDGAMNAKSAIFHVEGDSDHPVNRGALCPKGAGLLDYIHSENRLRYPEYRAPGSDKWERISWDDAFTRIARLMKDDRDANFIEKNEQGTTVNRWLSTGMLCASAASNETGMLTQKFARSLGMLAVDNQARVUHGPTVASLAPTFGRGAMTNHWVDIKNADVVVVMGGNAAEAHPVGFRWAIEAKNNNDATLIVIDPRFTRTASVADHYVPIRSGTDITFLSGILLYLIENNKINAEYVQNYTNAALIVRDDFDFEDGLFSGYNADKRSYDKTSWNYKFDENGHALRDDTLQDPRCVWNLLRKHVSRYTPEIVEKICGTSQADFLKVCEILATTSASEKAGTFLYALGWTQHTVGAQNIRTMAMIQLLLGNMGVAGGGVNALRGHSNIQGLTDLGLLSTSLPGYLTLPSEKHLTVDNYLTANTPKATLPNQVNYWSNYPKFFVSLMKSFYGDSAQADNQWGFDWLPKWDQAYDVMKYFDMMSRNEVTGYICQGFNPVASFPDKNKVVSCLSKLKYLVVVDPLVTETANFWQNHGEMNDVDSASIQTEVFRLPSTCFAEEDGSIANSGRWLQWHWQAADGPGEARNDGQILTGILYKIREMYEKEGGQGQEPLMQMKWNYKRQFHPESEEVAKENNGIALADLYDKDGNLQAKKGELLSSFALLRDDGTTASSCWIYTGCWTEKGNQMANRDNSDPSGIGNTLGWAWAWPLNRRVIYNRASCDTKGKPWNKDRVLIEWNGKKWVGNDIPDFNASAPEVGTGPFIMQPEGLGRLFAIDKMAEGPFPEHYEPFETPLGTNPLHPNVVSNPAARIFDEDKKRLGDHKDFPYVGTTYRLTEHFHTWTKHARLNAIAQPEQFVEISETLAKAKGIALGDKVKVSSKRGFIKAVAVVTPRLQTLMVDGKPIETVGLPIHWGFEGATQKGFITNTLTPSVGDANSQTPEYKAFLVNIEKA